One genomic segment of Sphaerodactylus townsendi isolate TG3544 linkage group LG07, MPM_Stown_v2.3, whole genome shotgun sequence includes these proteins:
- the TMED7 gene encoding transmembrane emp24 domain-containing protein 7 has translation MLSGRLCPGSLAGLWGLLLLLNLGCAVSTSELTFELPDNAKQCFYEEIMQGIKCTLEFQVITGGHYDVDCRLEDPDGIVLYKEMKKQYDSFTFTASRNGTYKFCFSNEFSTFTHKTVYFDFQVGDDPPLFPSENRVTALTQMESACVAIHEALKSVVEHQTHFRLREAQGRSRAEDLNTRVAYWSVGEAVILLVVSIGQVFLLKSFFSDKRTTTTRVGS, from the exons ATGTTAAGTGGCCGGTTGTGCCCCGGTTCCTTGGCGGGACTGTGggggttgctgctgttgctgaacTTGGGTTGTGCCGTGAGCACCTCGGAGCTCACGTTTGAGTTACCGGATAATGCCAAGCAGTGCTTCTACGAAGAGATCATGCAGGGCATCAAGTGCACCCTGGAGTTCCAG GTGATCACTGGAGGACACTATGATGTTGACTGCCGCTTAGAAGATCCAGATGGCATTGTGTTATACAAAGAGATGAAGAAACAATACGATAGCTTTACTTTTACTGCATCCAGAAATGGAACATACAAATTTTGTTTCAGCAATGAGTTCTCTACCTTCACACACAAAACCGTGTACTTCGACTTCCAGGTTGGAGATGATCCACCTCTGTTTCCCAGTGAAAACAGAGTCACTGCACTTACTCAG ATGGAATCTGCATGTGTGGCAATTCATGAAGCTTTAAAATCTGTTGTTGAACATCAAACTCATTTTCGGTTAAGAGAAGCCCAAGGCCGCAGCAGAGCAGAAGATTTAAACACACGGGTGGCTTATTGGTCAGTAGGAGAAGCCGTCATTCTCCTTGTCGTTAGCATTGGGCAGGTATTTCTTCTTAAAAGCTTTTTCTCAGACAAAAGAACCACTACAACCCGTGTTGGATCATAA